In Plasmodium vivax chromosome 14, whole genome shotgun sequence, the genomic window CAAGCCGtgtgaaatgaaaaatgggaTGATGGGGAGGAACAGTTTTGAAGCGCTGATAAATCAGGAGAAGGAAGCATTGAGCTCGAGCAATTTGATTAAGCAAGAAAGTCGAGTTattcaaaatgaattaaaaattccTAAGGAGCTTAAATTTGATTTGCTGGAGTATCAAAAGGAGGGAGTCTCATGGATGATTAACCAGGAACAGTCCAGCGTTAAAGGGGGGATCCTGGCCGATGAAATGGGCATGGGGAAAACCATACAGGCCATTACGCTAATTCTGTGCCAGAagattaataaattaaaggGGGAATCGGAGGGGAAGTGCGAGGAGCCAAAAATGGAGTGCGCTGCGGGGGGCGGCCAGGCCAAAGTGAAGGAGGAGTCGGAGAGCAGCGTGGTGGTTATTAGCAGCGGGGCCGACGGCTCCGAGGGCGCAGCGAGTGTTAAGAAGGAGAACCCTAAGAAGAGAAACTCCAAGAAGGGAGCACCAAAGAAAAGGGGTACTCCAAAGCAGGAACAACTCCCTCACAAGGGCACCCCCAAAAGCGAAACTGCGGAAGACACCCCGCAAGTTAAAACAGACGAGAGCCAAGGGCAGACACTCATCATTGCCCCCATTGCAGCGGTAATGCAGTGGAAATCAGAAATAGAAAAGTTCATCCAGGGGGATATCCTAAAGGTGTACGTGTACCATGGAAGCGTAAAAAAGGTATCATTTGaggaattgaaaaaatatgacatcATTATTACGTCTTATGCCATGGTAGAGGTgcattttagaaaaataattaacaagTATAAAGTTTCCTGTGAGTATTGTGGCAGGCTATATCTGCCCAGCACACTGGTGATTCATAAAAAGTACTTTTGTGGGCCAGATGCCGTCAGAAcggaaaagctaaaaaagagaaaaaaaaaaaacaaagacaCGGCACTTGTGGCTATGAAAAAGTTTGACGATAATTTTGTGCCGACTCCTAGGAATGTCCTCCTGGAGATAATGAATGAAAGTAGGAGCGACAGTAAGGGGGACAAAGGTGAAGAGGCCCCTTCGAGAGGGGGCAGGGGGAAAAGAGGTagccccccaaagggggagaatcGTAGCAGAGGGGGGAGCAGAAGAAACGGCAGACGCGACCAACGCGAAAGCGATGTGATCGTTCTCAGCTCGGGGGAGGAGCCCCCAGAAAGCGACATCAGCTCCGCGTCGAACAAGCCGGTGTATTCCCCCCTGACGAGGAAGACGTCCAGCAGAGTGATAGACCTGTGCAACTTGGGATTCGAAAAGGACGTAATTGACAAGATGGTTAGCAGCACACAcaagggaaagggaaaaaacaaaagaaacataaaatGGAATGAAGTCATCAGGGATATATTGCAAAACGAGTTGTACACCGTCGATATGAATAGCCGCTGTAAGGATGTGCTGAGGGATATTTACCTAGGCGATAGGGCCTTAGAACAGGAGGACTTGAAGAGGCTAAACATGGGGGAACTGAAAGTTGTGCTGATAACGATGGGAAAGCATATTTTTGGAACGAAGGTTGAGCTCATCAACAGGGTTTTAGTGTCGACCAAGTATATAAGGCAGGAGCTGATGATGGCGAAGGGGGAAGTGCATAGAGAGGTACTGAGCGAGGTGCAGAGTGAAGTGCCTGCCAAATCGGAGGGCACAGAGAAAGGGGTAACGCTCAGTAGTAGGAGCAGCACCGTTTCGAGCGCACCCGTATTGAGGATGACGCGTGGTGGCAGCAGTGGTGGCGGAACTGCCTCCCACGTGGGGGATCCCCTGGATGGTGAGGATAACCGTGGCGGGGAAAACGGAAGGGCGAAGCGGAGCAAAAGTGGCCGAGTGCGCCGGGGTGGGGCGAAAGGTAACCCCGTCAGGAGGAAGACAACTGAGGGGAGTTCCTGCACGTTGAGGAAGGCCAAAGCCAAGAGGAGCAACAGTTCGACCGCCAAGGTGGTGAAGCCGACGGCTAAGAGGAGCAACAGTTCGACCGCCAAGGTGAAGTTGAAGCGGAGAAGGCGAAGCAGTAGCAGCGCAGTGGACGCAAGTCTCAGCCCAAGGGACAGCGATGAGTCGTTTAGGATAGACCAACTTGGCAGCGATGCGGAGGCGTCGTCGTCGTTTTCGTCCTGGGGGAGCAAGGTGAAGAGGGAAAGCACGAGTGGTGCGTACGACAGGAGTGGTGCGTGCAACTCGAGTGATTCGCACAACTCAGCCGAATCGCGCAGCTCTACCGAGTCGCACAGCTCAGCCGAGTCGTACGGCTCGATCATGGCTGAAAaggcgaagaggaaaaggaggagccaGAAGAGGGGCGAAGCGAACATTTTCGACGAGAGCGCCCTACACCAGATACAGTGGAACAGAATCATCTTAGACGAAGCACACAGAATCAAAAATAGAAACACATCAACGACGCAGtcgatttttaatttgaagtGCTCAGGTTATCGCTGGTGTTTGACAGGAACTCCATTGCAAAACAGAATTGGAGAGTTATATAGCTTAATAAGATTCCTTGAGTTTTACCCCTACGCGTATTACTTCTGTTCTAAGAAGGACTGTAAATGTATGCTGCTGAACTACGAAATGAAGGACAATAAGTTTTGCTTCCTCTGTGATCACTCGAGGATTAACCActtcaattattttaataaacgGATTCTGAGACCTATACAGCTGTTTGGGTACAACGGGGAGGGAGTCTCCAGCATGCATTATCTGAAAAGCGAAGTGTTagacaaaattttattaaggAGAACCAAAGGGGAACGGAAAAATGACATCAAATTGAGGCCTTTGCAGATTAGAATTAGGAAGGATAAGCTatcaaatgaggaaaaagaTTTTTATGAATCCCTTTACAAGCAAACGTCAACCCAGTTTGACACGTATGTGAAGTCAAACACTGTTTTGCATAACTACGCACATATTTTTGATCTGCTGAGCAGATTGAGACAAGCTGCTGATCACCCGTATTTGATTTTGTTTGGGAATTCCTTCCTGAGTGACCCCTCGGggaaattcataaaaaagaattcgtCCATCATCCCGGCCATTTCGAACGACTACGTGTGTGGCATCTGCCTGGAGAATGTGCCCAAGAAGATCAACGTGAGCACCAAGTGCAACCACAATTTTCACAGGGCTTGTTTGAGGCAGTATATTGAGAGtttccagggggggggtggccCGGCGGGGGACGCGCATGGGGGAGGCGATGTGCATGGTGGTGGCATTGTTCATGCTCATGATGATGATGTGCATGGCGGTGGCGATGTGCGTGGTGCCTGTCGAGGGCCGCGCCCCGGCGCAGTGGCCAAAGCGCGCAccttcc contains:
- a CDS encoding DNA repair protein rhp16, putative (encoded by transcript PVX_101435A), with the translated sequence MGDNLDKIFSKKERFFKEIIETNCIFVKALKNWVGTNYIARLKLKKEALKLTPKLLINRTKSKASRCRVCGFAIEKNNLRIGYPTKDPRGNYGFISCWVHLDCSKKILYAILYTQENEPHLKAYLNNSEGKKACEGNYNLHERFIYENINWEFFFGGFDELEDEEKEKLKETAKPCEMKNGMMGRNSFEALINQEKEALSSSNLIKQESRVIQNELKIPKELKFDLLEYQKEGVSWMINQEQSSVKGGILADEMGMGKTIQAITLILCQKINKLKGESEGKCEEPKMECAAGGGQAKVKEESESSVVVISSGADGSEGAASVKKENPKKRNSKKGAPKKRGTPKQEQLPHKGTPKSETAEDTPQVKTDESQGQTLIIAPIAAVMQWKSEIEKFIQGDILKVYVYHGSVKKVSFEELKKYDIIITSYAMVEVHFRKIINKYKVSCEYCGRLYLPSTLVIHKKYFCGPDAVRTEKLKKRKKKNKDTALVAMKKFDDNFVPTPRNVLLEIMNESRSDSKGDKGEEAPSRGGRGKRGSPPKGENRSRGGSRRNGRRDQRESDVIVLSSGEEPPESDISSASNKPVYSPLTRKTSSRVIDLCNLGFEKDVIDKMVSSTHKGKGKNKRNIKWNEVIRDILQNELYTVDMNSRCKDVLRDIYLGDRALEQEDLKRLNMGELKVVLITMGKHIFGTKVELINRVLVSTKYIRQELMMAKGEVHREVLSEVQSEVPAKSEGTEKGVTLSSRSSTVSSAPVLRMTRGGSSGGGTASHVGDPLDGEDNRGGENGRAKRSKSGRVRRGGAKGNPVRRKTTEGSSCTLRKAKAKRSNSSTAKVVKPTAKRSNSSTAKVKLKRRRRSSSSAVDASLSPRDSDESFRIDQLGSDAEASSSFSSWGSKVKRESTSGAYDRSGACNSSDSHNSAESRSSTESHSSAESYGSIMAEKAKRKRRSQKRGEANIFDESALHQIQWNRIILDEAHRIKNRNTSTTQSIFNLKCSGYRWCLTGTPLQNRIGELYSLIRFLEFYPYAYYFCSKKDCKCMLLNYEMKDNKFCFLCDHSRINHFNYFNKRILRPIQLFGYNGEGVSSMHYLKSEVLDKILLRRTKGERKNDIKLRPLQIRIRKDKLSNEEKDFYESLYKQTSTQFDTYVKSNTVLHNYAHIFDLLSRLRQAADHPYLILFGNSFLSDPSGKFIKKNSSIIPAISNDYVCGICLENVPKKINVSTKCNHNFHRACLRQYIESFQGGGGPAGDAHGGGDVHGGGIVHAHDDDVHGGGDVRGACRGPRPGAVAKARTFHLGDDAGENGGSLYDINEIVFNEEPSMSSTTNEADGKKLNRKANSISVVKFKDKEKKQFVSLLSNEETAVQDLPLGCPVCYVPLTVDFNLLNQVEEQDDEEIIVCKEETTYINKSFINRINTNEYRTSTKIEAVFEEIQNVMKTTDDKCLIFSQYCSMLDLIEYHLKKHNIICSKLLGYMSMVSRNNILYSFNEDKHLRVLLISLKAGGEGLNLQVANRIFIVDPWWNPAAELQAIQRAHRIGQTKTVYATRFIIENTVEEKIVQLQNKKQLVFDCTIGDSGNAMQKLTKEDLAFLFHA